One Leishmania infantum JPCM5 genome chromosome 17 DNA window includes the following coding sequences:
- the RAC-B2 gene encoding receptor-type adenylate cyclase b — MYADATHPRRACWCGAGGVSGCVRQRHAYRCSRLLAGVLLIVGALTLAVSTVPAAWAAGAVASSDEPVYLLNAMYSLSDYNAKHAKALWLGIDSALHAVGYTAARGRPIKIIEPDPTDDLSDIVAVVLKALKDYPTLLGVIGPYSDTRLGAVLISPEIQNSGLMFLGPFTGSSSMRVWNENLYFMRAEPRLEIMAMVKHIANTFRARRTAFMYLTGEQYGSFEHKSLVELMTSLSLDPPAVYSASYSTSTAVNMTAFDAMADTRPQVIIIWGIPAGQVEELLKVVLTDPRTSSAYIMPSFALQQMTFQVYYDLAMAGKLTPVDGQIISSATSFPLTEPASVHLRVFRAQMGEYMVKTGRVDASLWADEAKAVQQYGPWEHEASSSDSAAYVNNFFNEHPCVTQLMIAGWISGSLIAQTLAEENRIANRTAYRQYMFSQQRYIVGEDFVLGDYGGPCNGVAEFLGAVCYCNQGGHSAVLSRLDRAVWTVITESGVSFTQKNCYSDGTTLPRPLNFLTLIFAEHPLLAQVGLTFKTSISTLVAYLKYNASPVNGATLNVTDTTPQALHDAVTTNYTTDVVVGVTVKGMNVDGYLVPSPIHPRPHLVELLRNYVYLMPTLEQQMFVLYAKLSAVRGVTSIGSAVHMILHGYASDEVANITAVLRKSAATFNYDNPTVTAVPSTKTVGSALVRGQINFVLAVTAADVADIVDFLVEEKTSIVVIVFDDLVIQYPTLVTALKSKPASVQARVITFTNLPLWSDTSESAHAASKLLTVFHDALPDPSQHTPGFLSAVLTGSFCASMRRLADSVHSTSLTDMVYREGSVITFAEPFGRFQWGCTTTPTDRFCVYHNYGAQGIVMLSVQRMLDPTVPQLSSPMTPTMEYRPRQRSHALTPAQRGGAIAGTALLTVILLAVAGLALYCCMDNRNNDAAPKDGDEPVTLLFTDIESSTALWAALPQLMSDAIAAHHRVIRQLVKKYGCYEVKTIGDSFMIACRSAHSAVSLACEIQTKLLKHDWGTEALDRAYREFELARVDTLDDYEPPTARLSEEEYAALWCGLRVRVGIHTGLTDIRYDEVTRGYDYYGDTSNMAARTEAVANGGQVVATEAAWWALSNDERAGIAHTAMGPQGLRGVPFAVEMFQLNAVPGRRHAALRTEIEAILPDDTATDTASSAAGALLSSVGTINGPAAGIAFVLASCFAPYPVAQRVRELQPLLSKWGVGAPPRSRLVSEEDYCQGLMNRLAIRIATVSQARCPVGNNGAAVDLDVQHAGTAEVMNPLLGEGSFISDGARARHSGLTAVPPSAEPSAMRESRLWRRSLPCGLFLSTTSLEKDQRSMSAVGWEDNVLPFTAQASRRLSEEHNSRSASISCEVVVVRMPMKLGRRRRPSLLEPLAEDVADEA, encoded by the coding sequence ATGTACGCGGACGCGACCCATCCGCGCCGTGcttgctggtgcggcgcaggtggcgtGTCCGGCTGTGTGAGGCAGCGACATGCGTACCGATGCTCGCGACTCCTGGCTGGCGTTTTGCTGATTGTCGGCGCGCTGACGCTCGCCGTGTCCACGGTGCCTGCGGCGTGGGCTGCGggtgccgtcgcctcgtCGGATGAGCCTGTGTACCTGCTGAACGCCATGTACTCGTTGAGTGACTACAATGCGAAGCATGCAAAGGCGCTGTGGCTGGGCATCGActccgcgctgcacgcggtcGGCTACACCGCCGCTCGCGGCCGCCCCATCAAGATCATTGAACCGGACCCGACGGACGACCTGTCGGACATCGTAGCTGTCGTGTTGAAGGCGCTCAAAGACTACCCGACGCTTCTTGGCGTGATTGGACCGTACTCTGACACTCGCCTTGGTGCTGTGCTGATCAGCCCTGAGATTCAGAACAGCGGGCTGATGTTTCTGGGCCCGTTCACCGGGTCCAGTtctatgcgtgtgtggaaCGAGAACTTGTACTTCATGCGCGCGGAGCCACGGCTGGAGATCATGGCAATGGTAAAGCACATAGCCAATACCTtccgcgcacgccgcactgCGTTCATGTATCTGACGGGTGAGCAGTACGGAAGCTTCGAGCACAAGAGTCTTGTGGAGCTGATGACGTCCCTTTCGCTCGACCCGCCGGCTGTGTACTCCGCGTCGTACTCGACGAGCACTGCTGTGAACATGACGGCCTTCGACGCGATGGCGGACACGCGCCCGCAGGTGATCATAATCTGGGGAATACCTGCAGGGCAGGTTGAGGAGCTCCTGAAGGTTGTGCTTACAGACCCGCGTACGTCGTCGGCGTACATCATGCCGTCgtttgcgctgcagcagatgaCATTCCAGGTGTACTACGATCTTGCGATGGCTGGGAAGCTGACGCCTGTAGACGGGCAGATCATTTCGAGCGCCACATCCTTTCCGCTCACGGAACCTGCGTCGGTCCATCTGAGGGTGTTCAGGGCGCAGATGGGCGAGTACATGGTGAAGACCGGCCGCGTGGACGCGAGCCTGTGGGCCGACGAGGCGAAGGCTGTGCAGCAGTACGGCCCGTGGGAGCATgaggcgtcgtcgtcggacTCTGCTGCATACGTGAACAACTTCTTCAACGAGCACCCGTGCGTAACGCAGCTGATGATTGCTGGGTGGATTTCTGGCTCGCTGATCGCGCAGACGCTTGCGGAGGAGAACCGGATCGCGAATCGGACGGCGTACAGACAGTACATGTTCTCTCAGCAGCGCTACATCGTAGGCGAGGACTTTGTTCTTGGTGACTACGGCGGGCCGTGCAACGGTGTTGCCGAGTTTCTGGGCGCCGTGTGCTACTGTAACCAGGGTGGGCACTCCGCGGTCCTTTCGAGGCTTGACAGAGCCGTGTGGACGGTGATTACCGAGTCTGGCGTCAGCTTCACGCAGAAAAACTGCTACTCCGATGGCACCACCCTCCCGCGGCCGCTGAACTTCCTGACGCTGATCTTTGCGGAGCATCCGTTGCTTGCGCAGGTGGGGCTGACCTTTAAAACGAGCATATCAACACTGGTCGCCTACCTGAAGTACAACGCGAGCCCCGTGAACGGGGCCACGCTTAACGTAACAGATACAACACCACAGGCGCTGCACGATGCGGTGACGACGAACTACACCACCGACGTCGTCGTAGGCGTGACAGTGAAGGGCATGAACGTTGATGGGTACTTGGTACCCTCCCCCATTCACCCTCGGCCACACCTAGTAGAGCTGTTAAGAAACTACGTGTATCTGATGCCAACGCTTGAGCAGCAGATGTTCGTACTGTACGCGAAGCTTTCGGCTGTGAGGGGCGTGACGTCGATCGGCTCGGCCGTGCATATGATCCTGCACGGCTACGCCAGCGATGAGGTAGCGAACATCAccgctgtgctgcgcaagTCTGCTGCGACGTTCAACTACGACAACCCGACTGTGACTGCGGTGCCCTCCACGAAGACTGTTGGGAGTGCGCTTGTTCGCGGGCAGATCAACTTCGTGCTTGCCGTGACAGCTGCGGATGTGGCTGACATTGTCGACTTTCTGGTTGAGGAGAAGACCTCGATTGTTGTGATAGTCTTCGATGACTTGGTGATTCAGTACCCCACGCTTGTCACTGCCCTCAAGTCGAAGCCGGCGTCTGTGCAGGCGCGTGTGATCACGTTCACTAACCTGCCGCTCTGGAGCGACACTTCGGAGAGCGCGCATGCTGCCTCTAAGCTGCTGACGGTGTTTCACGACGCGCTGCCTGACCCTTCCCAACACACTCCAGGGTTCCTGAGCGCTGTTTTAACTGGCAGTTTTTGTGCCTCGATGAGGAGGCTTGCGGACAGCGTGCACAGCACTTCGCTGACAGACATGGTCTATCGCGAAGGCTCTGTGATCACGTTTGCCGAGCCCTTTGGCAGGTTTCAGTGGGGCTGCACAACGACGCCAACGGACAGGTTCTGCGTGTACCACAACTACGGCGCGCAGGGCATCGTGATGCTTTCCGTCCAGCGGATGCTGGACccgacggtgccgcagctgtctTCCCCGATGACGCCTACAATGGAGTATCGGCCGCGCCAGAGATCGCATGCGCTgacacctgcgcagcgcggcggtgccatTGCGGGCACTGCTCTGCTCACTGTCATCTTGCTTGCGGTTGCTGGGCTGGCTCTGTACTGCTGCATGGACAACCGCAacaacgacgccgcgccgaAGGACGGTGACGAGCCGGTGACGCTGCTCTTCACGGACATCGAGAGCAGCACTGCGCTGtgggccgcgctgccgcagctgatgTCTGACGCGATTGCTGCGCACCACCGTGTGATCCGGCAGCTGGTGAAGAAGTACGGGTGCTACGAGGTGAAGACGATCGGCGACTCGTTCATGATCGCGTGCAGGAGCGCGCACAGCGCTGTGAGCCTTGCGTGCGAGATCCAGAcgaagctgctgaagcacGACTGGGGtacggaggcgctggaccGCGCGTACCGCGAGTTCGAGCTTGCGCGCGTGGACACGTTGGACGACTACGAGCCGCCGACTGCGCGgctgagcgaggaggagtacgctgcgctgtggtgcgggctgcgcgtgcgcgtggggaTCCACACGGGGCTGACCGACATCCGGTACGACGAGGTGACGAGGGGGTACGACTACTACGGCGACACGTCGAACATGGCTGCGCGCACGGAGGCTGTTGCGAATGGCGGGCAGGTTGtcgcgacggaggcggcgtggTGGGCGCTGTCGAACGACGAGCGCGCGGGTATTGCGCACACTGCGATGGGACCGCAGGGGCTGCGCGGTGTGCCGTTCGCCGTGGAGATGTTCCAGCTGAACGCTGTGCctggccgccgccacgctgcgctgcgcactgAGATCGAGGCGATCCTGCCGGATGATACAGCGACGGACACGGCCTcgagcgctgcaggcgcgctgctgtcgtctGTGGGCACGATAAAtggccctgctgctggcatTGCCTTCGTGTTGGCGAGCTGCTTTGCGCCGTACCCcgttgcgcagcgcgtgcgagagctgcagccgctgctgagcaagTGGGGCGttggtgcgccgccgcggagtcGTCTTgtgagcgaggaggactACTGCCAGGGGCTGATGAACCGTCTTGCGATTCGGATTGCGACGGTGTCGCAGGCCCGCTGTCCGGTGGGCAACaacggtgctgcggtggacCTCGATGTGCAGCACGCTGGGACAGCTGAGGTGATGAACCCGTTGCTGGGTGAGGGCAGCTTTATCTCAGACGGTGCGAGGGCACGGCATTCGGGGctgacggcggtgccgccctCTGCTGAACCGTCTGCGATGCGCGAGTCACGTCTCTGGAGGAGATCGCTCCCGTGTGGTCTGTTTTTGTCGACGACATCGCTAGAAAAGGATCAGCGAAGTATGAGCGCTGTGGGATGGGAGGATAACGTGCTCCCGTTCACCGCACAGGCATCACGGCGGCTCTCAGAGGAGCACAATTCGCGGAGTGCGAGCATCTCTTGCGAGGTTGTCGTTGTGCGGATGCCCATGAAGCtcgggcgccgccgccgcccaagTTTGCTGGAGCCGTTGGCGGAGGACGTGGCCGACGAGGCGTAG